One genomic region from Quercus robur chromosome 4, dhQueRobu3.1, whole genome shotgun sequence encodes:
- the LOC126721622 gene encoding uncharacterized protein LOC126721622, with protein MAEMLLKAQKYMNAEDALATIKDVEKPGDKAKKEDERRGQKRERPDRRNNDGNRRKDDKGPRTVRFTPLVMSVDKILTQVKDKHYLKWQRPLHSSPNVRDKNKYCQFHKDHGHNTKDCRDLKKQIEKLIWKGKLQKYVKKGEYSKFRDGNKNQHGSSSQDDDRPSQPPQDMIGEIKTITGGPFSGGSFKSLKKAYQRQVNSVHTIPPSKQRRTNRDMSFNEGDARGVKQPHNDPLVIMLNIEGYNTKRILVDNGSSADIIYLPAFQQLRLDPKRLCPFDSPLISFSKDRVYPKGIVSLTVTVGAYPMQLTRQLDFLVMNCPSSYNVIIGRPTLNKWKVATSTYCLKVKFPTDNGVDEVKGDQVLARECYQVVLSAKENHIWTIEEKDEDKMEALETVELAEGEVTKTIKIGTTLSPEMRTRLIQFLKENIDVFAWSHEDMPGIAPEVIQHKLNVDPERKPVQQRRRVFDPERD; from the coding sequence ATGGCAGAAATGCTCCTGAAggcacagaagtacatgaatgctgaagatgcTTTAGCAACCATAAAGGATGTAGAGAAGCCAGGAGACAAGGCAAAGAAAGAAGACGAGCGTAGGGGTCAAAAGAGAGAGCGCCCAGATCGTCGGAACAATGACGGGAATAGGAGGAAAGATGATAAAGGTCCTCGGACTGTAAGATTTACTCCTTTGGTTATGtctgttgacaaaattttaacgCAGGTCAAGGACAagcattatctcaaatggcaAAGACCATTGCACTCATCCCCCAATGTCcgtgacaagaacaagtactGCCAATTCCACAAAGATCACGGCCACAACACGAAAGATTGTAGAGACCTAAAGAAGCAGATAGAGAAGTTGATATGGAAAGGCAAACTAcagaaatatgtgaagaagggAGAATATAGTAAGTTCAGGGACGGTAATAAGAACCAACATGGGTCTTCTTCCCAGGATGACGACCGCCCGTCCCAACCTCCACAGGATATGATCGGAGAGATAAAGACGATTACAGGAGGGCCATTCTCAGGAGGATCATTTAAATCCCTCAAGAAAGCATACCAGAGGCAAGTAAATAGTGTCCACACTATACCTCCGTCTAAGCAACGACGGACAAACCGGGACATGTCCTTCAATGAAGGAGACGCCAGGGGAGTGAAGCAGCCCCACAATGATCCTTTGGTCATAATGCTAAATATAGAGGGATACAATACCAAGAGGATCCTCGTGGACAACGGTAGCTCCGCagacatcatctacctcccTGCCTTCCAACAACTGAGGCTAGATCCAAAGAGACTGTGCCCATTTGACTCTCCCCTTATTAGCTTCAGCAAAGACAGGGTATACCCCAAGGGCATAGTGTCGTTGACAGTGACGGTGGGGGCCTACCCGATGCAGTTGACCCGTCAATTAGACTTCCTAGTGATGAACTGCCCTtcatcctacaatgtcatcattggcAGGCCCACGCTCAACAAATGGAAAGTGGCCACGTCCACctactgtttgaaggtgaaattcccaacagataATGGTGTCGACGAAGTAAAAGGAGATCAAGTCCTGGCCAGAGAGTGTTATCAAGTCGTCCTGTCTGCAAAGGAGAACCACATATGGACAATCGAAGAAAAGGACGAAGACAAAATGGAAGCCCTGGAAACAGTGGAACTAGCTGAAGGAGAAGTGACCAAGACGATAAAGATAGGGACGACGCTAAGCCCTGAGATGAGAACAAGACTTATTCAATTCCTTAAAGAGAAtatagatgtcttcgcatggagccacgaggacatgccaggcataGCTCCAGAAGTCATCcaacataagttgaatgtggaTCCGGAGCGGAAACCTGTCCAGCAAAGGCGAAGAGTCTTCGACCCAGAACGAGATTAG